A genome region from Nocardiopsis exhalans includes the following:
- a CDS encoding RDD family protein, whose translation MGQPFGGGQAAIEVAVAAIPLLMVIGSALYLRGQHRRYGRLVGWPGQLTLATLLAGLGLAVYAVWPLPASADGLCPVEPAPAPPLELRDAALALGIFLPVGILARSRFRRGVFTTVAIGTGLAVAVHAVRATGVLGLYPCAYNAAALEIAGIAAAGTLLGWLLARWVPALWPFGPHRSWPVAVPDRVAPDLARRMFGTLIDLGLWWFGAATLVALLNAYGIIRPGTQEQVLTGTLLGLSLLFGLFLPLLRRDRSTLGRAAVHLALTEWSLPRPAVRRRVLARAALLYAPVTALVAFGLPWFALAVAVLHACTAVVRPDGAGLADLICRTRVRTRSSLTGSLPQRLVRYVPPKEDVPAPS comes from the coding sequence ATGGGGCAACCGTTCGGCGGAGGTCAGGCCGCCATCGAGGTGGCGGTCGCCGCCATACCGCTGTTGATGGTCATCGGATCCGCGCTCTACCTGCGCGGTCAGCACCGGCGCTACGGGCGCCTGGTGGGCTGGCCCGGACAGCTCACCCTCGCCACCCTGCTTGCCGGGCTCGGCCTGGCGGTGTACGCGGTGTGGCCGCTGCCCGCCTCGGCCGACGGGCTCTGCCCCGTCGAACCCGCCCCCGCCCCGCCACTGGAACTCCGTGACGCCGCCCTGGCCCTGGGGATCTTCCTGCCGGTGGGGATCCTGGCCCGTTCCAGGTTCCGTCGCGGAGTGTTCACCACGGTGGCCATCGGCACCGGCCTCGCCGTGGCGGTGCACGCCGTCCGCGCCACCGGTGTGCTCGGCCTCTACCCGTGCGCCTACAACGCCGCCGCCCTCGAGATCGCCGGGATCGCCGCGGCCGGGACCCTCCTGGGTTGGCTGCTCGCCCGCTGGGTGCCCGCCCTCTGGCCGTTCGGCCCGCACCGCTCCTGGCCCGTGGCCGTCCCCGACCGGGTCGCCCCGGACCTGGCCCGGCGCATGTTCGGCACCCTGATCGACCTGGGCCTGTGGTGGTTCGGCGCGGCCACGCTCGTCGCCCTGCTGAACGCCTACGGGATCATCCGCCCGGGTACCCAGGAACAGGTCCTCACCGGCACCCTCCTGGGGTTGTCCCTGCTCTTCGGCCTCTTCCTGCCCCTGCTGCGCCGCGACCGCAGCACCCTGGGCCGCGCCGCCGTCCACCTGGCCCTGACCGAGTGGAGCCTGCCCCGCCCGGCCGTCCGCCGCCGCGTCCTGGCCCGCGCGGCACTGCTCTACGCCCCGGTCACCGCGCTGGTCGCGTTCGGCCTGCCGTGGTTCGCCCTCGCGGTGGCCGTTCTGCACGCCTGCACCGCGGTGGTCCGCCCGGACGGCGCAGGCCTGGCCGACCTCATCTGCCGCACCCGCGTCCGCACCCGCTCCAGCCTGACCGGGTCCCTTCCCCAGCGCCTGGTTCGTTACGTCCCGCCCAAGGAGGACGTCCCCGCTCCGTCCTGA
- a CDS encoding DUF3592 domain-containing protein yields MADLYPLLPVIVGAVLLWMVTRDTRMELRLVRNGVRAKGRVIGYHETSVASRMIVQFQTEDGKEIHAEHENTGWMASRAGEIVTVSYDPEVPEHARIVSAPWLSHWVRGMFGSLGLLLVLIGAFLGYLHWTV; encoded by the coding sequence ATGGCTGACCTTTACCCGCTGCTGCCGGTGATCGTCGGTGCCGTCCTGCTGTGGATGGTCACCCGCGACACCCGGATGGAACTGCGCCTGGTCCGCAACGGCGTCCGCGCCAAGGGAAGGGTCATCGGCTACCACGAGACGTCGGTGGCCTCCCGGATGATCGTGCAGTTCCAGACCGAGGACGGCAAGGAGATCCACGCTGAACACGAGAACACCGGCTGGATGGCCTCCCGCGCCGGAGAGATCGTCACCGTCTCCTACGACCCCGAGGTCCCCGAACACGCCCGCATCGTCTCCGCGCCCTGGCTCAGCCACTGGGTCCGCGGCATGTTCGGCTCCCTCGGCCTGCTCCTGGTCCTCATCGGAGCGTTCCTGGGCTACCTCCACTGGACCGTGTAA
- a CDS encoding TetR/AcrR family transcriptional regulator → MGGMNVSTPEPGRPLSGRREATRRKLFEAAVTLISEQGYGATTVDEIAERAGVAKGTVYYNFGGKNELYAALMEWGVTRLADTLRDSVPDPGQGAAPREALAEVLRAGVVFISTHEALARLLIAEAWRTNRAWYEAVRQIRTEAIGVITDQLDAMVERGLTRPDLDTSLAGSALFGMVVTVALDWRTLQPERPVEDIHTTLAHMADGLIGQPPRADPPHEEPRRGLPRHG, encoded by the coding sequence ATGGGAGGAATGAACGTGAGCACCCCCGAACCGGGGCGGCCCCTCAGCGGCCGCCGTGAAGCCACCCGGCGCAAACTCTTCGAAGCGGCCGTCACCCTGATCTCGGAACAGGGGTACGGCGCCACCACCGTCGACGAGATCGCCGAACGGGCCGGCGTCGCCAAGGGCACCGTCTACTACAACTTCGGGGGCAAGAACGAGCTGTACGCGGCCCTGATGGAGTGGGGCGTGACCCGCCTGGCCGACACGCTTCGGGACTCCGTGCCCGACCCCGGCCAGGGCGCCGCGCCCCGCGAAGCCCTGGCCGAGGTACTGCGGGCCGGGGTGGTGTTCATCAGCACCCACGAGGCGCTGGCCCGGCTGCTCATCGCCGAGGCCTGGCGCACCAACCGGGCCTGGTACGAGGCGGTCCGACAGATCCGCACCGAGGCGATCGGGGTCATCACGGACCAGCTCGACGCCATGGTCGAACGCGGCCTGACCCGGCCGGACCTGGACACCTCCCTTGCGGGATCCGCTCTCTTCGGCATGGTGGTCACAGTGGCTCTGGACTGGCGTACCCTCCAGCCAGAGCGTCCCGTGGAGGACATCCACACCACCCTGGCGCACATGGCCGACGGTCTCATCGGCCAGCCTCCCCGCGCTGATCCCCCGCACGAAGAACCCCGGAGAGGACTCCCCCGCCATGGCTGA
- a CDS encoding YhgE/Pip family protein: MRSFLRSPLPTAALAALMLIPLLYSGMYLWSFWDPFDRMENLPVALVNADEGAEVDDEEVNAGDELTETLLDRGDLDWHLVDAQEAAVGLDDGTYYVTLTIPAHFSEAITSPSRDREEPVPALLVANYNDSNSYIVRQLAGSAFKEIREAAATSAISDYLDQIFLGFNEIHSKTEEASEGADQISTGADDAEAGSGELSEGIDSAHEGAGSLSGGIGQLYEGSKTIATGATEASNEVNEKVGALDDLVDEWLPQLEEDIPDIQEKAREAAKVSGAVSEALGELPEEIDVTALTEVDGRLTDYLGDHPELEEEQPELYELLTDLQGAMATALEVSGFVNDNREDIDSAAAEAAALSQKAVSLSEDLPDIVEDAEDAREQIDELAEGLAELAEGTRNLRDGLSGAAEGAGELDTGLGTLSGGAGDLHDGLGQLSSGTDELAEGLADGVEEIPTYSDQGRVTASDMMSEPVRLDSEVDNEVPNYGTGFAPFFVPLSLWVGAMMVFMVLPALSSRALASSAASWRVALSGRIVPLILGWAQVAVMLTVLRLALGLDSQNWLLLIAFLLLTSAAFTATVQYLNVKFNAAGRVVALVLLVLQLTSAGGTYPIETSPAFFQAIGPYLPLHWGVTAMRHLVGGGDMTVVAQAFGVMALWLVVPMLLTWRAVAKKREWTMSTLYPALKI, encoded by the coding sequence ATGCGGTCCTTCCTGCGGTCACCGCTGCCCACCGCGGCGCTCGCCGCGCTCATGCTCATCCCCCTGCTCTACTCCGGCATGTACCTGTGGTCGTTCTGGGACCCCTTCGACCGGATGGAGAACCTGCCGGTCGCCCTGGTGAACGCGGACGAGGGCGCCGAGGTCGACGACGAGGAGGTCAACGCCGGCGACGAGCTCACCGAGACCCTCCTGGACCGCGGGGACCTCGACTGGCACCTCGTGGACGCCCAGGAGGCCGCCGTCGGCCTGGACGACGGCACCTACTACGTCACCCTCACCATCCCCGCGCACTTCAGCGAGGCCATCACCTCGCCCTCCCGCGACCGCGAGGAACCGGTCCCCGCGCTGCTCGTCGCCAACTACAACGACTCCAACAGCTACATCGTCCGCCAGCTCGCCGGGAGCGCCTTCAAGGAGATCCGCGAGGCGGCGGCGACCTCCGCCATCAGCGACTACCTCGACCAGATCTTCCTGGGCTTCAACGAGATCCACAGCAAGACCGAGGAGGCCTCAGAGGGGGCCGACCAGATATCGACCGGCGCCGACGACGCCGAGGCCGGCTCCGGGGAGCTGTCCGAGGGGATCGACAGCGCACACGAGGGCGCGGGGTCGCTGAGCGGCGGGATCGGCCAGCTCTACGAGGGTTCGAAGACCATCGCCACCGGTGCCACCGAGGCCTCCAACGAGGTCAACGAGAAGGTGGGCGCGCTCGACGACCTCGTGGACGAGTGGCTGCCCCAGCTCGAAGAGGACATCCCCGACATCCAGGAGAAGGCCAGGGAGGCCGCGAAGGTCTCCGGTGCGGTGTCCGAGGCCCTGGGCGAGCTGCCCGAGGAGATCGACGTCACCGCGCTGACCGAGGTCGACGGCCGGCTCACCGACTACCTGGGGGACCACCCCGAGTTGGAGGAGGAGCAGCCCGAGCTGTACGAGTTGCTCACCGACCTCCAGGGGGCCATGGCCACCGCCCTGGAGGTGTCCGGGTTCGTCAACGACAACCGCGAGGACATCGATTCCGCCGCGGCCGAGGCGGCCGCCCTCAGCCAGAAGGCGGTGAGCCTGTCCGAGGACCTGCCAGACATCGTCGAGGACGCCGAGGACGCCCGGGAGCAGATCGACGAACTCGCCGAGGGCCTGGCGGAACTGGCGGAGGGCACGCGCAACCTGCGCGACGGTCTCTCCGGCGCCGCCGAAGGGGCCGGAGAGCTCGACACCGGACTGGGCACGCTCAGCGGCGGTGCCGGTGACCTCCATGACGGCCTGGGGCAGCTCTCCTCGGGTACGGACGAGCTCGCCGAGGGTCTGGCCGACGGGGTGGAGGAGATCCCCACCTACTCCGACCAGGGCCGGGTCACCGCCTCCGACATGATGAGCGAGCCGGTCCGGCTCGACAGCGAGGTGGACAACGAGGTGCCCAACTACGGCACCGGGTTCGCGCCGTTCTTCGTACCGCTGTCCCTGTGGGTCGGCGCCATGATGGTGTTCATGGTGCTGCCCGCGCTGTCCAGCCGCGCGCTGGCCTCCTCCGCCGCCTCCTGGCGGGTCGCCCTGTCCGGGCGGATCGTCCCGCTGATCCTCGGCTGGGCCCAGGTGGCGGTCATGCTGACCGTCCTGCGCCTGGCGCTGGGTCTGGACTCCCAGAACTGGCTGCTGCTGATCGCCTTCCTCCTGCTGACCTCGGCCGCGTTCACCGCGACCGTGCAGTACCTGAACGTGAAGTTCAACGCCGCGGGCCGGGTGGTGGCGCTGGTGCTGCTGGTCCTGCAGCTGACCTCGGCGGGCGGTACCTACCCGATCGAGACCAGCCCGGCGTTCTTCCAGGCCATCGGCCCGTACCTGCCCCTGCACTGGGGGGTGACCGCCATGCGGCACCTGGTCGGCGGCGGCGACATGACCGTGGTCGCGCAGGCGTTCGGGGTGATGGCGCTGTGGCTGGTGGTACCCATGCTCCTCACCTGGCGCGCCGTTGCCAAGAAGCGCGAATGGACGATGTCCACGCTCTACCCGGCGCTGAAGATCTGA
- a CDS encoding ATP-binding cassette domain-containing protein, translating to MRRATGARVHAEGVTLTTREGPVYTGVDFTARPGTLTVFQADSGGGRSALLLTLSGRMKPTGGTLHVDGYTLPKQARKVRRISALGLMDDVNALDERLRVSEHLSEARLLRLRPSARTVSDAAMSAAGLADLDRRTMVKELSMLERRHLGVALALVSEPRLLVVDNVDSGLNDEHQARMWRSLKDLADEGLTVIATCADSRALDTVADRDTQGPLPIRQGGSDGKDGAGNGTAADSTDTSSTGTHDSGAEDTGQVIGIDELLDREGSATENTGGGAHREDS from the coding sequence ATGCGTCGGGCCACCGGAGCTCGCGTGCACGCAGAAGGCGTCACACTCACCACCCGCGAGGGGCCCGTCTACACGGGGGTCGACTTCACCGCCCGCCCGGGGACGCTCACCGTCTTCCAGGCCGATTCCGGGGGCGGTCGCAGCGCGCTGCTGCTCACCCTCTCCGGCCGGATGAAACCCACCGGGGGCACCCTGCACGTGGACGGATACACCCTGCCCAAGCAGGCGCGGAAGGTACGGCGGATCAGCGCGCTCGGGCTGATGGACGACGTCAACGCCCTCGACGAACGCCTGCGGGTCAGTGAACACCTCTCCGAGGCCCGCCTACTGCGTCTGCGGCCCTCGGCCCGGACCGTGTCGGACGCGGCGATGAGCGCCGCCGGGCTGGCCGACCTGGACCGCCGGACCATGGTCAAGGAGCTCTCCATGCTGGAGCGGCGACACCTCGGCGTGGCCCTCGCCCTGGTCTCCGAACCCCGGCTGCTCGTGGTGGACAACGTGGACAGCGGGCTCAACGACGAACACCAGGCCCGGATGTGGCGGTCTCTGAAGGACCTCGCCGACGAAGGGCTGACCGTGATCGCCACCTGCGCCGACTCCCGGGCACTCGACACCGTGGCCGACCGGGACACCCAGGGTCCCCTGCCGATCAGACAGGGCGGTAGCGACGGGAAGGACGGGGCCGGGAACGGCACGGCCGCCGACAGTACGGACACCAGCAGCACCGGAACCCACGACTCAGGGGCGGAGGACACCGGGCAAGTGATCGGTATCGACGAACTGCTCGACCGCGAGGGATCGGCGACGGAGAACACCGGCGGGGGTGCGCACCGTGAAGACTCGTAG
- a CDS encoding M23 family metallopeptidase, which produces MAKTARVLQRLYLLSIPVVFLLLVLRQSLGLSPWWNLAAVVLVGALFAAAATSRAVWHRAERKREAPDPVEVAPPVSGEWTAVNSPADKVPSHGVRGTGQEYAIDVFVDSGRPLVDGWWPVTRRPDDGFPAFGQPILAVADATVVHVSDGQRDHRSRNSYPGLLYLFGEGCVRAFGGVHRIFGNRVVLDLGGGVYAAYAHLKRGSIEVAEGDRVTAGQRIGLCGNSGNSSEPHLHFQLMDHPEIPRATGVPFRWTGVGVPGAGRPFAAAPAPR; this is translated from the coding sequence ATGGCGAAGACCGCACGGGTACTGCAACGGCTCTATCTGTTGAGCATCCCGGTGGTGTTCCTGTTGCTGGTCCTCAGACAGAGCCTCGGCCTCTCGCCCTGGTGGAACCTGGCCGCGGTCGTACTGGTCGGAGCACTCTTCGCGGCCGCGGCCACGTCCCGGGCCGTGTGGCACAGGGCGGAACGGAAACGGGAGGCGCCCGACCCGGTGGAGGTCGCCCCGCCGGTGAGCGGTGAGTGGACCGCGGTGAACAGCCCGGCCGACAAGGTCCCCAGCCACGGGGTACGCGGCACCGGCCAGGAGTACGCCATCGACGTCTTCGTGGACTCCGGACGACCGCTGGTCGATGGCTGGTGGCCCGTGACCCGGCGCCCCGACGACGGCTTCCCGGCCTTCGGCCAGCCGATCCTGGCGGTCGCCGACGCCACGGTGGTGCATGTGTCCGACGGTCAGCGCGACCACCGCAGCCGCAACTCCTACCCGGGCTTGCTCTACCTGTTCGGTGAGGGCTGCGTCCGCGCCTTCGGCGGGGTGCACCGCATCTTCGGCAACCGCGTCGTCCTGGACCTGGGGGGCGGTGTCTATGCCGCCTACGCCCACCTGAAGCGGGGTTCGATCGAGGTCGCGGAGGGGGACCGGGTCACCGCCGGCCAGCGGATCGGCCTTTGCGGGAACTCGGGCAACTCCAGCGAGCCACACCTGCACTTTCAGCTGATGGACCACCCCGAGATCCCCCGGGCCACGGGTGTCCCCTTCCGCTGGACCGGGGTCGGCGTCCCCGGGGCCGGAAGGCCCTTCGCCGCCGCGCCCGCTCCCCGCTGA
- a CDS encoding endonuclease V, whose product MSSIEERAAKALDDPENWPAEPKEAVARQRLLADRVRTEPLDPDSVRYVAGLDVSYGVGDTELAAAAVVLDARTLEVVDTSLVADTPSFPYISGLFAFRELPPVLKAIQGLSVAPDVFVCDGFGLAHPRRFGIASHLGVLIDAPVIGSAKSVLYGRNSPPGEERGSWTPMVAGRSELVDDTETLAAEGAEVVGRVLRTRARTKPVYVSVGHRVDLAGSVDLILRLSPKYRIPEPIRHADRLCGQYRKEHKEQQGHETKN is encoded by the coding sequence GTGAGCAGCATCGAGGAGCGGGCGGCCAAGGCCCTGGACGACCCGGAGAACTGGCCCGCCGAACCCAAGGAGGCCGTGGCCCGCCAGCGCCTGCTGGCCGACCGGGTGCGCACCGAACCCCTCGACCCCGACTCCGTGCGCTACGTCGCCGGGCTGGACGTGAGCTACGGAGTGGGCGACACCGAGCTCGCCGCGGCCGCCGTGGTCCTGGACGCCCGCACCCTGGAGGTCGTCGACACCTCCCTGGTCGCCGACACCCCCTCCTTCCCCTACATCTCCGGGCTGTTCGCCTTCCGGGAACTGCCTCCGGTGCTCAAAGCCATCCAAGGGCTGTCCGTGGCCCCCGACGTCTTCGTCTGCGACGGCTTCGGGCTGGCCCACCCACGCCGCTTCGGGATCGCCAGCCACCTGGGCGTTCTCATCGACGCTCCGGTGATCGGCTCCGCCAAGTCCGTGCTCTACGGGCGCAACTCCCCGCCGGGAGAGGAGCGCGGCTCGTGGACGCCCATGGTCGCCGGGCGCTCCGAGCTCGTGGACGACACCGAGACCCTCGCCGCGGAGGGGGCCGAGGTGGTCGGCCGGGTCCTGCGCACCCGTGCCAGGACCAAACCCGTCTACGTGTCCGTGGGCCACCGCGTGGACCTGGCCGGTTCGGTCGACCTCATCCTGCGGCTCTCGCCCAAGTACCGGATCCCCGAGCCCATCCGGCACGCGGACCGCCTCTGCGGCCAGTACCGCAAGGAGCACAAGGAACAGCAGGGGCACGAGACCAAGAACTAG
- a CDS encoding GuaB1 family IMP dehydrogenase-related protein, with product MRFLNDQVPSQDLTYSDVFMVPGRSAVGSRLSVDLSSPDGTGTTVPLVVANMTAVAGRRMAETIARRGGIAVIPQDIPFEVVSDVIAWTKQRDLVYDTAITLNPASTVGEALNLLPKRAHNAVIVVDDERRPVGVVTEADCAGVDRFAQLRDVMSTELLTIPAGTEPQEAFGILHDFRHRLAPVVDDKGALVGVLTRTGALRSTLYEPAVDGRNRLRVAAAVGINGDVAGKAAELLAAGVDTLVIDTAHGHQEKMISAIEKVRALSPDVPIVAGNIVTAQGTRDLIEAGADIVKVGVGPGAMCTTRMMTAVGRPQFSAVLECAAAARELGKHVWADGGVRHPRDVALALAAGASNVMVGSWFAGTYESPGDVMRDAQGRQYKESFGMASARAVRLRTSEDSPFDRARKALFEEGISTGRMYLDAERPGVEDLIDQIIAGVRSSMTYAGATSLAEFQERAVVGVQSAAGYNEGRPVENGW from the coding sequence TTGCGTTTTCTCAACGACCAGGTCCCCAGCCAGGACCTGACCTACAGCGACGTGTTCATGGTCCCGGGCCGCAGCGCCGTGGGTTCCCGGCTCAGCGTCGACCTGTCGTCCCCGGACGGCACCGGCACCACCGTGCCGCTGGTCGTCGCGAACATGACAGCGGTGGCGGGCCGCAGGATGGCCGAGACCATCGCGCGCCGCGGCGGCATCGCGGTCATCCCGCAGGACATCCCCTTCGAGGTCGTCTCCGACGTCATCGCCTGGACCAAGCAGCGCGACCTGGTCTACGACACCGCCATCACCCTGAACCCGGCCAGCACCGTCGGTGAGGCCCTCAACCTACTGCCCAAGCGGGCGCACAACGCCGTGATCGTCGTCGACGACGAGCGCCGCCCGGTCGGCGTGGTCACCGAGGCCGACTGCGCGGGCGTGGACCGCTTCGCGCAGCTGCGCGACGTGATGTCCACCGAGCTGCTGACCATCCCCGCGGGCACCGAACCGCAGGAGGCGTTCGGGATACTGCACGACTTCCGGCACCGGCTCGCCCCGGTCGTCGACGACAAGGGCGCCCTGGTGGGTGTGCTCACCCGCACCGGCGCGCTGCGCTCCACCCTGTACGAGCCCGCCGTGGACGGTCGGAACCGGCTGCGCGTCGCGGCCGCCGTGGGCATCAACGGCGACGTGGCGGGCAAGGCAGCCGAGCTGCTGGCCGCCGGTGTGGACACCCTGGTGATCGACACCGCGCACGGCCACCAGGAGAAGATGATCTCCGCGATCGAGAAGGTCCGCGCGCTCTCGCCGGACGTGCCGATCGTCGCGGGCAACATCGTCACCGCCCAGGGCACCCGGGACCTCATCGAGGCCGGGGCCGACATCGTCAAGGTCGGCGTGGGCCCGGGCGCGATGTGCACCACCCGGATGATGACCGCCGTGGGCCGCCCCCAGTTCTCCGCCGTGCTGGAGTGCGCGGCCGCCGCCCGTGAGCTGGGCAAGCACGTGTGGGCGGACGGCGGGGTGCGCCACCCGCGCGACGTCGCCCTGGCCTTGGCCGCCGGTGCGTCCAACGTGATGGTGGGTTCCTGGTTCGCGGGGACCTACGAGTCGCCCGGCGACGTCATGCGCGACGCCCAGGGCCGCCAGTACAAGGAGAGCTTCGGGATGGCCTCGGCCCGCGCGGTGCGGCTGCGCACGTCCGAGGACTCCCCGTTCGACCGGGCACGCAAGGCGCTGTTCGAGGAGGGCATCTCCACCGGTCGGATGTACCTGGACGCCGAGCGTCCCGGGGTCGAGGACCTCATCGACCAGATCATCGCCGGTGTGCGCAGCTCCATGACCTACGCGGGCGCCACGTCGCTGGCGGAGTTCCAGGAGCGCGCCGTGGTGGGTGTGCAGAGCGCGGCCGGGTACAACGAGGGCCGCCCCGTGGAGAACGGCTGGTAG
- a CDS encoding CDP-alcohol phosphatidyltransferase family protein, whose protein sequence is MSRFTLAQVKEETYKAKDAWWTVFLVDPLAGRLVVWTANRTNITPNQLTLGAGVLGLLSAICFAAPVWAGDLGWAWLLAGALLFHLSFVLDCMDGKIARLKHNGSVFGSWVDFVFDRIRFFGCVMALLIGQWLVTGNAAYLIVAPVVVFFDLLRYLNGSQVAKTRKSMKQALAVASGDTDRLRAEAANPDVSDPEDDEMSDAPANAETPAPKGLYPRVRNFLLQHRVRPHLFSGIEFEMFLCVVAPVTVLVAFFTPLNSLIIPVAVFSVLALAFFEVVLVARLYQESRRFEARRRELAAATPGTAGGGS, encoded by the coding sequence ATGTCGCGTTTCACTCTCGCGCAAGTCAAGGAAGAGACCTACAAGGCGAAGGACGCCTGGTGGACGGTCTTCCTGGTCGATCCGCTGGCGGGCCGGCTGGTGGTGTGGACGGCGAACCGGACCAACATCACACCGAACCAGCTGACCCTGGGCGCCGGTGTGCTGGGCCTGCTGTCCGCGATCTGTTTCGCGGCCCCCGTCTGGGCGGGTGACCTGGGCTGGGCGTGGCTGCTGGCCGGCGCGCTGCTGTTCCACCTGAGCTTCGTCCTGGACTGCATGGACGGCAAGATCGCTCGGCTGAAGCACAACGGGTCGGTCTTCGGTAGCTGGGTCGACTTCGTCTTCGACCGGATCCGCTTCTTCGGCTGCGTGATGGCGCTGCTGATCGGCCAGTGGCTGGTCACGGGTAACGCCGCCTACCTGATCGTCGCCCCGGTGGTGGTCTTCTTCGATCTGCTGCGCTACCTCAACGGGTCGCAGGTCGCCAAGACGCGCAAGAGCATGAAGCAGGCCCTGGCGGTCGCCTCGGGCGACACCGACCGGCTGCGCGCGGAGGCCGCCAACCCTGACGTGTCCGACCCCGAGGACGACGAGATGTCGGACGCCCCGGCCAACGCGGAGACCCCGGCGCCCAAGGGCCTCTATCCGCGGGTGCGGAACTTCCTGCTCCAGCACCGGGTGCGCCCGCACCTGTTCAGCGGCATCGAGTTCGAGATGTTCCTGTGCGTGGTGGCGCCGGTGACCGTGCTGGTGGCCTTCTTCACGCCGCTGAACAGCCTCATCATCCCGGTGGCGGTCTTCTCCGTGCTGGCGCTGGCCTTCTTCGAGGTGGTGCTGGTGGCCCGCCTGTACCAGGAGTCCCGGCGCTTCGAGGCGCGCCGCCGTGAGCTGGCCGCCGCGACCCCGGGCACCGCGGGCGGCGGCAGCTGA
- a CDS encoding acyltransferase family protein, which translates to MTSPAPQPPENGHSATARVSAATAKAAQEKPPGRDARLDNAKFILIALVVVGHAIQPLTDYGPASALYYWIYFFHMPAFILISGYLSRSFDASSNRVEKLVLTLAVPYLIFWTAHQAIYTVERGGLPDSLSVLQPTWTLWFLVALFLWRLSVPVWQRLRWPVAIAIIISLFAATADLGSTLSLGRVLSFLPFFVLGLSLRREHFAYLDKLWVRVGSVLVLGVTAVLAVPISDHLSRDWLFWRDSLTDRDIDPLLPSIGLRLAFMGLALAMTIAVLALTPKRQTWYTSLGAYTLFVYLGHSVVLLILKNTPWYDVMTGPVGLAATLAAGVGLTLLLCTPLVRKCLQWAVEPQPTWFLRQDDNKGLARKEADARKRAAGSGTERERSSV; encoded by the coding sequence ATGACCAGTCCTGCACCGCAGCCCCCGGAGAACGGGCACAGCGCGACCGCCCGGGTCTCCGCGGCCACGGCCAAGGCCGCGCAGGAGAAGCCGCCGGGTCGTGACGCCCGCCTGGACAACGCCAAATTCATCCTCATCGCGCTGGTCGTCGTCGGCCACGCGATCCAACCGCTCACCGACTACGGGCCCGCCAGTGCCCTCTACTACTGGATCTACTTCTTCCACATGCCCGCGTTCATCCTGATCAGCGGCTACCTCTCCCGGTCCTTCGACGCCTCGTCGAACCGGGTGGAGAAGCTGGTCCTGACGCTGGCCGTCCCCTACCTGATCTTCTGGACCGCGCACCAGGCCATCTACACGGTCGAGCGCGGCGGGCTCCCGGACTCCCTGTCCGTGCTGCAGCCCACCTGGACCCTGTGGTTCCTGGTCGCCCTGTTCCTGTGGCGCCTGAGCGTGCCGGTGTGGCAGCGGCTGCGCTGGCCGGTGGCGATCGCGATCATCATCTCCCTGTTCGCCGCCACGGCGGACCTGGGCAGCACCCTGTCCCTGGGCCGGGTGCTGAGCTTCCTGCCCTTCTTCGTGCTGGGCCTGAGCCTGCGCCGCGAGCACTTCGCCTACCTGGACAAGCTCTGGGTGCGCGTCGGCTCCGTGCTGGTGCTGGGCGTCACGGCCGTCCTGGCCGTGCCGATCTCGGACCACCTGAGCCGGGACTGGCTGTTCTGGCGGGACAGCCTCACCGACCGCGACATCGACCCGCTGCTGCCGAGTATCGGTCTGCGGCTGGCCTTCATGGGTCTGGCCCTGGCCATGACCATCGCGGTCCTGGCACTCACCCCGAAGCGGCAGACCTGGTACACGTCGCTGGGCGCCTACACGCTCTTCGTCTACCTGGGCCACTCGGTGGTCCTGCTCATCCTGAAGAACACGCCCTGGTACGACGTGATGACCGGCCCGGTGGGGCTGGCCGCCACACTCGCGGCGGGCGTGGGGCTGACCCTGCTGCTGTGCACCCCGTTGGTGCGCAAGTGCCTGCAGTGGGCGGTCGAGCCGCAGCCGACCTGGTTCCTGCGCCAGGACGACAACAAGGGCCTCGCCCGGAAGGAGGCCGACGCCAGGAAGCGTGCGGCCGGGAGCGGGACCGAGCGGGAGAGGAGTTCCGTCTAG